One Candidatus Regiella endosymbiont of Tuberolachnus salignus genomic window, ATTCTTGATAGCTGCTACTGTTACCTGTTCTACTGCTTCAGCAGCCGTTCGCTTGGGGCGATAACCAAAAGAGCCCGGCTGGAAATCTGCCTCGAATATCGCTTCTAGAATGAGTTTGACTGCACCTTGCACTACGCGGTCTCGAATAGTGGGAATACTTAACATCCTGGATTGCCCTCCAGCTTTCGGTATCGCCCGTTTCCGATTCCTCAGTGGGTAGTAGGTCTTGGAGAGTAAATCCTTCCTGATGGATTCAAGAAAGTTGTCTACCCCTGCGGACTCAATTTCTTCAAAGGTCACCCCATCTACTCCTGGTGCCCCCTTGTTTTGTTTCGCCAGCTTATAGGAGGTACGCAACGTTTCCATCTTACCAACATGAACATAGATACCCCAAAATCGCCAAGATTTATCAGCCTTCGCTTTGATGTATATCTTCCTTCTCAGGTCTTGCAAATTAATGGTTGTTTTTATCATGACAACCCTTGCCTCCCTTGTTGTTAGAAGCATTATTGTCAGTAGGGTGCCTTTGCTCCACAAGCGTTACCTTGCTTCATCACTACTACACACCCCTCCGCCACCCTCTCGTCTTCGATTCACTTCCCGGTTCACCGGTTATAGAATCTACCTTGCTCCAGTGGCTTTCTCACTGGGACGAGGAGGGCTTCTCCAGTTGCTTCGTACATCCTTGATATCATGCCGTCACTACCACCCCGCCGAAGTTGCTCAGTGTTTCAGTCGATTTCGCTCAGCAATGCTGCTTTCGCCCCCTACGTTGCGGGCTCAGCCTTCGAGGTTACGCACTTTCGGGGCCACCTCTGTGTTCATTTGTATTACGGCCTGATATCTCGCACTTACCCTAACGGTAAGGTTGTCGGTAGGCTTCAACATCTTGGTTTCCCGCCATGCTGCTACCCAAGCTACAGGGCGCCGACTTTTACCCTGGCAGGTCTATCTCCTGCTGAATGTACCAGCCTTTGCTGGACGCACAACGCAGCATGCGGTTTTCCCGCACTACGCTTACCTGACAACTTCATACCAAAGCTTATGTGACCTATCTGGCTGGCGACACTTTCGGTACTGGGTAATATCTAATCTTATAGTCTGAATATAAACCTAATTTTTGATAAAACCCTTCCCTACTCCATCTCCCCCAGCCGAAGCCTTGCCGTCGACGTGCCTTCATTAAATGACGTCTCGCTTTCTTTTCTACCCAATCTTTAACGTAGGTAAAACATCGACTTGAATTACCGATCCTATAATAATTCACCCAGCCTCTGAGTATCGGATTGATGAGATAAATGACCCGATCAATCGGTTGAGACTGATGGCCTCTGAACACCGCTTTTAATTTCTGTAAAAGCCGTGTTCTCGCGTCCATCTTCGGTGTTTTCATGATTCCCCATTTCCCTTGCTTTGTTTTCGTTCTTCTAAAAACAAACCCTAGAAAACTGAAGGATTCATCTTGCTTCAGATCAACTTGTCGTGTCTTTTCTAAATTAAGTGTTACTCCCAACTTCATGAGTTCTTCTTTCAGTCGTTTGTAGACACCCGCTGCCAGCCAATCCCATTTTCTATAGCTGTCGATCATTATGATAAGATCATCAGCCCATCTCGCGTATGCAATATGCTGATATCCATCCGTACCCGTTACCCCCTTTGCTCGTTCAAGCATCTTATCTACCTCATTGAGATAGATATTGCTCAGTAATGGCGACAACGGACCGCCTTGAGGTACCCCACATTTCCCACCTGCTTTCAGTATCAGCTTGAGTAGCCGCATGACTTCTTTGTCATTCACGCGCGTTGCTATTTTGCTTAACAAAATATCGTGGCGCACGGTGTCAAAATACGATTTGAGATCGACATCGATGACTCGCGTCATATTCTTGATAGCTGCTACTGTTACCTGTTCTACTGCTTCAGCAGCCGTTCGCTTGGGGCGATAACCAAAAGAGCCCGGCTGGAAATCTGCCTCGAATATCGCTTCTAGAATGAGTTTGACTGCACCTTGCACTACGCGGTCTCGAATAGTGGGAATACTTAACATCCTGGATTGCCCTCCAGCTTTCGGTATCGCCCGTTTCCGATTCCTCAGTGGGTAGTAGGTCTTGGAGAGTAAATCCTTCCTGATGGATTCAAGAAAGTTGTCTACCCCTGCGGACTCAATTTCTTCAAAGGTCACCCCATCTACTCCTGGTGCCCCCTTGTTTTGTTTCGCCAGCTTATAGGAGGTACGCAACGTTTCCATCTTACCAACATGAACATAGATACCCCAAAATCGCCAAGATTTATCAGCCTTCGCTTTGATGTATATCTTCCTTCTCAGGTCTTGCAAATTAATGGTTGTTTTTATCATGACAACCCTTGCCTCCCTTGTTGTTAGAAGCATTATTGTCAGTAGGGTGCCTTTGCTCCACAAGCGTTACCTTGCTTCATCACTACTACACACCCCTCCGCCACCCTCTCGTCTTCGATTCACTTCCCGGTTCACCGGTTATAGAATCTACCTTGCTCCAGTGGCTTTCTCACTGGGACGAGGAGGGCTTCTCCAGTTGCTTCGTACATCCTTGATATCATGCCGTCACTACCACCCCGCCGAAGTTGCTCAGTGTTTCAGTCGATTTCGCTCAGCAATGCTGCTTTCGCCCCCTACGTTGCGGGCTCAGCCTTCGAGGTTACGCACTTTCGGGGCCACCTCTGTGTTCATTTGTATTACGGCCTGATATCTCGCACTTACCCTAACGGTAAGGTTGTCGGTAGGCTTCAACATCTTGGTTTCCCGCCATGCTGCTACCCAAGCTACAGGGCGCCGACTTTTACCCTGGCAGGTCTATCTCCTGCTGAATGTACCAGCCTTTGCTGGACGCACAACGCAGCATGCGGTTTTCCCGCACTACGCTTACCTGACAACTTCATACCAAAGCTTATGTGACCTATCTAGCTGGCGACACTTTCTGTACCGGGTAATATCTAATCTTATAGTCTGAATATAAACCTAATTTTTGATAAAACCCTTCCCTACTCCATCTCCCCCAGCCGAAGCCTTGCCGTCGACGCGCCTTCATTAAATGACGTCTCGCTTTCTTTTCTACCCAATCTTTAACGTAGGTAAAACATCGACTTGAGTTACCGATCCTATAATAACCTGAGTTCGGGATAAGCCGACTATTTTATAATGTGACGATATTTGAAGAATGCAGAGCTAATTTTGGTTTGGATGGAGTGAGGCAGTAAGCGACGATGCCGCCGAGTAAATTGACGATAAAATTCTGTGGTGAGCGGTGACGAGTATGCTCTATTTGGCACATATTCTTGAGTTGATCAAAAACAGTTTCAATCAATGAACGTTTACGCAAAATGGCATTATCAAACTCAGAGTGCTCGACGGGCTTCATGTTGCGACGAACTCGAGTGATCAAGGTAACCCCTTTTTCTTTCAGCTGCTGTAACAACGTTTTAGAAATATATCCTTTGTCTGCGTAAAGCGGGCCAAAAAGCCCTGTGACCAAGTCAGGAACGGGTTTTCTATCGTCACCATTACCACGGGTTAGACGAATACTGAGTAGTTCACCCCGATGATTGATAACGGCATGTAATTTAAAACCAAAAAACCAGCCAGTCGAGCTTTTCCCCCGTTCTGCCAAGTCTTGAAAAACGCGATGACGCTTGATACGTAGGTTATCGCAAACGGCAAGCGGTGTGGAGTCGACAATAGAGAGCCCTGAGCAGTCACCCTTAACCGTTTCAAAGAAGGCATAAAGCGCCATTGCACAGCGGGAAAGGAGCTCAATACAGCGTGAATAAGAGGGAAGCGTCGGAAACTCACCCCTAAGATGCTGACATACATGATGTAAATAAAATGATTTGAACTGGCGATAACGAATCTGATGAAATAATACCACTAGCGTCATCAGCTCCGCCAAAGAAAGAGAGGTGGCACGGATACGCTGCTTGGCGCCATCTGTTAAAAGCTGGGCATTCAATATGGGCTCAAATTTTTTACAAAAATCGTCCATTAAGCAATAAAGTTCGGTAATATCGTTCATGAGTGTCTCGCTATTTCGTGATTAATAATGTCCGCAAACATGATTATCTTGAAATACGAGGCACTTATCTATTCTTGTTCAAAAAGTTAGAGAAAATAAACGTCAATTCCTTATCCCGAATTCAGGTTAGATAGGTCACATAAGCTTTGGTATGAAGTTGTCAGGTAAGCGTAGTGCGGGAAAACCGCCTGCTGCGTTTGACGAGGCTTGCGCCTTGCAAGCGCATAGAGGACAGTAGTCTGAAATGACTACCTTGGTAAAGTCTAGCCAGCAGCCAGGAACCGAGTCTTGCGTGGTAAGTGGTAACGCTTACTGCGAAGCGTAGACAGGGAGATAACAGGCCGGAACCGAAAGTGAAGAGGATAAATAGCCCCGATATCGAACGTGCTGTGAAGTAGCCGACCCTATGCCTCGAAGGGGAAGGCAGAAATCCTACAATCGTATTGGTGAGAGTGTGGGATTGCTTCCGGGGTTCGTACCTACGGCATGTTATCGAAGGACTCTATGTGAACAAGGGAGATCCGGTAAGCTCAGGTGGGAGCCTGTAGAGCCAAACAAGCCTGAAAAGCAAGAATGGCTCGATGGTTTACCGGAAGTCGGACCGGTTGATAGTACTTGGAGATAGGGAGAGCCTATTACGTGGGGAAGCGACCGGCGGGATTTGGATTCTACTAGAGAAACATGTGTAATGGTCTAATGTTTCCGGACACTTTTGAAGAGCTGTAATAAACTGCAAATCAGAGGTGTATAAAATGAAAAGTAAAAAGAAGCCATCGACATTTACGCTGGAGTTTAAACAAGACGCAGCAAAGTTAGTCCTGGAAAAAGCGTATACGTGCAAACAAGCGTCAGAGAGTTTAGGGGTTTCATTAAGTGCGATAAAAAGCTGGGTCAAGGCTGAAAGGGGGGGGGAGTTTCCCCGGTAGGCTCTGAACAGGTGAGTCTTAGTTTGGCCGAGCGTGAAGAATTACTTCGTCTGCGCAAAGAGCGCAATAACTTGTTAATGGAGCGTGAAATATTAAAAAAAGCGGCGGTCTTCTTTGCGAAAGAAAACGGATAAGATTTCAGTTTATTCGTGAGCAAAAGAAGACCTACCCCGTGCGCTTGCTCTGTTATGTGATGAAAGTCAGTCGTAGTGCGTTTTATGAGTGGGCAGGAAAATCACATCAGGTAATCGCTTCTGCCTTGACGGCGCTGGAGCAAGAGGCGGTTAGACTATTTATAGACCATAAAAAGACGCTGGGTTCTAGAAGGTTAAAGGTAAAAATTAATGAATTAGGATTTTCAGTGGGTCGCTACAAAGTACGAAGCCTCATGAAAAAATTAGCGTTATTTGCCCGTTATCCAAAACGCCATAAGATAACAACGGACAGCGCTCATAATCATTCTATCGTACCCAACCTGTTGGCGCGGGAATTTACCGTTACTCAGAGAGAGGAGGTATGGACAACGGATATCACCTATGTTTGGACTTATGAAGGCTGGATGTATTTAGCGGTGGTGATGGACTTATACTCGCGCCAAATAATCGGTTGGGCAATGGCAGCCCACATGAAGACAGCACTGTGTGTACAAGCTCTCCAGATGGCTTACTGGCGCAGAAAACCTCCAAAAGGGTTGCTCCATCACTCAGATAGAGGCAGCCAATATACCCGCCATCAGTATCGTGCCCATTTGCAAGTGATGGGTGTGCAAGCCAGTATGAGTGGTAAAGGGCAATGTTGGGATAACGCACCAACAGAACGTTTTTTTCGGAGCTTGAAATATGAATACTTGAATTATGAAATACTTAAAACCCGTAATGATGCCAAGTTAGGGGGGCTGGATTATTTAGCCTATTACAATAGTAGAAGACCACATAGTCTACTCGCTTATTTTTCACCCATGGAATTTGAGCGTATACCTGTAATCAATTTGTCTTAAAAATGTGTCCGGTTTTACTTGACCACTACACATTTCATTGGCAGGGACTCAGGAGAAAACGGCACTGCTCAGGTATCAAGACCGTTGGCAAAGGCCACAAAGCAGTACCCACGACTAGCCACACCTCGACTCTACCCCTTTCGTCAAACGACCCCTACTGGCTTTCTTGTGTTCCCGCGTTTTTTAGGGTGGTGTTGTTATTGCGCAATATAGCAATATGCTATATTATCTTCCTATGCATATTCTTTCTAAGAAAGCGCTTGAAACCTTCTGGTTAAAGCATTCTGTCGCTAAATCGCCTTTAGAAGTTTGGTACCGGCTGGTTAGTACGTCCAGATTTGATACGTTTACTGATGTAAAAAAAACTTTTAATTCAGCTGATTACTTTTGTCCCTATACAATATTTGATGTAGGTGGAAATAATTTTCGGGTCATTACTATTATTCATTACAATCGGCAAAAACTTTATATTCGTGAAGTCTTTACTCATGCTGAATATAACCGTTGGAATAAGACACACAGGAGGAATAAATTATGAGCGCAGCCACGATTAATCCCACTGTTATTGGGTCTGCTTGGAAAGCTTTTCAAGATTTGTTACCTGTGAAACTAGGTACGATCCAGAGTAATACACAATATAAACAGGTTATCAGCTTAATGAACAGTCTGCTTGATGTTGTTGGCGACAATGAAAACCATGCACTGGCAGATTTTCTCGATCTTGTCAGTCAGCTTGTGGAGGACTATGAGAGTACTTTGCATTTGATCCCTGATGCATCCTCACATGAAGTGCTACGTTTTGTTATGGAACAAAATGGTCTGAATCAGACTGATTTAGCGGAAGAAATAGGGGGGCAGTCTGTGGTTAGCGACATCCTTAACGAGAAGAGGCGTATCAATGTGCGGCAGGCTAAATTGCTTGCGGTTCGGTTCGGTGTATCGCCTGCCGCTTTTCTGTAATTTGGTGAGCTAATCACTAGCGATTTCTATTTCTCCGTTATTGCGTACCCAATCAACATTGAATTCAGAATAAAATTCAACCATTTGATATAACGTTTTTCATTCGTTAGCGTTGATAATGGGTGTTATCCAAATAGCATTTGGTTTCAATAGCAATTTAACAAAAATTGTTAATCTAAACGAAAATAGAGTGAAATTTACTCTTTATTCATGTACAGTACATCTTCTTTTTCTGCTTAAAGTTATCGCAGGGCTGCAAAGAAGACCACTTGACACTTAAGTATGTCTTAGGCAGACAGCAAGTATTGAATATAGCGACTCGGGTAATGTGAATGACGTTTCCTACCGGAGCTAATGTACTTGTCTTATTGACGAAAGAAATCATTGTGGACTATATTCATCGTGCTAGAAAATTAGTCGTATATTAATATGATGGCTCAGGTAGGATAGCCGTAAGGCTCACCGGTTGATCAACTCGGTCTTTCAAATCTGCTTGGGTTATCACCCAAGATTGATTGTAACGATAGGGATTAAAAGAGTATTTTGCATACATCGGCTATTTTTATGGTTATAAAAATGCAGCCAGCAGTCAATATAGACCCAAGATAATTATTATCTTGGGCACGCAGATAACCGGGATGGTGAGTTTCTATCTCACCCTGCACTTTCTATTGTGGGTTTGCCCTACCACTTTTCAGTTTTAGATACCATTTTCTTTTGTGTAAACCGTTTCAGCAAATTAATTGTTGCCGAATAAAGGGGTTAATGGGTTTCTCCGGTTAGTCAATTTGGGGGATGGAGTGAGCGCATCGCTTCCCTGGTGTTGCTTTATTGTTGATAGCACATCACCCCATCCCCCAAATTGACTGTGTTGGAGATATCTTTGCACTTGACGTTGGTGATTCAAGAACGACTATCGTGGATAACCCATGCCATCAACATTAAATAAAAGAGTAAGCCGGCAGCCCATAGCAGTACGTCAACAACAATGGATTCATTCATCACAATGACCTCCCATTTCAGAAATGTTAAATCTGCAATATGATTTCTTGAATAATGAATATTAAGGATTGATGTTATTTTTACACTCTCCATTATGGAGATAGATATTGTTGTTGAAATGTGTTAGGGCTCAAATGATATTGAGCCCATTATTTGATTGCTTACTTTGTTCTGTGTTCGATAGTGCATCTTGTGAGAACGAAAATAAACAAACGAATTTGAAATACTGCCAGTAAGTTATTGATTGAATAAAAATCTAACTTAACTTTGATGTCTTCTAGTGTTTGTTTTATCGTTGAATAGCTAACAGAACGTAAATGAGCAATTTCACCTTGAGATAAACCAAGACAAAACAACATTGCTGTTTCAAATTGTGCTTGTGTTAATTCAGGGAACACCTGATGAAATTCAGAGACGTTAGTTAAGTCAAAAATTCTCATATTGCGCCCTCCATTACAGGCTTACGTCCTGCCCAAACAAGGCGTTTGTCCTTACTAAAGGTGACGGAGGGGGCTGGTTAATTGCCTGAGTGACAGCTTGACCAAGGGATGACACATGCACATCCATCATAGACAGATGGTCGCCAGGGACAGGAATAACATGTATTTTTTCAATCGGTAAAACCTTATCCCAATTTAGTAAAGGACTACTGGACTCTATATCACCTTCCTTATTTATCGGTTTATCTTGTGCGATAAAAAGATGGATCGGGATGGGTAGTGGAAAAACTGAATAATGTGTCAGTGCTTCTTCATGTGCTAACAAACGCGCAATATATTGCTGAATTTCTGTATCAGAACGATCAACAAAATACCAGGGCAATAAGCTTAATTCGCGACACTTTTTAAGCAGTGCATCGAAATTGAGCTGGTCAATCTTTTCTTTCAATTCGTTAAGGCTTTCATATTTTTGTTTGGAAGGTGCTCCATCTGACAAGCCAGCCTGCTTACTGTTTGTGTTTTGTCGTCTTTCATAAAACTCTTCGCATGACGCAAGTAGACAATCGTTTAGTAATGTATGCTTTGAGCGCCATTGATGTTTTCTAAGCGTATTATGATTAGGACAAAAGGTATCAAGTAAGCCAAGAAACTCAACATACTGGTTTTCGCCAATAAGTTGCATGGCAATTTCATAAGCCACAACACCACCCAAAGACCAACCGACGAGCCGATAAGACCCTTCAGACTGAACAGCGAATGGGAGCAATAGACTTCGTTGTCCATTGTAAAGTATTGACTTTAATACATTAGACCTCTTCGGAAACTAGCATTCATATAAGAATTTTGGTAAAACACTCCTGAACAAGGAGCCGCCATGAAATATGAAGTAATAAAAGTACTGGAAGAGGAAAAATTTCGTCGCTTAACGGGTGTTAAACGCAGTACATTTGAAAAGATGATAAAGATATTGAATGAAGCAGATAAGAGTAAGCAAGGGAAGGGAGGTCGGAAACCCAAGCTGAGTTTAGAAGATCGCTTATTAATGGCACTGGAGTATATACGAGAATATCGCACTTACTTTCATGTCAGCCAAAGCTATGGCGTGAGTGAGAACACATGCTATGAAACGATTAAATGGATAGAGAATACGTTAATAAAGCATCCTGATTTTGCCCTACCTGGACGCAAAGCTTTATTAAAAAGTGATAGGGAGTATGAGCTGGTTCTTATTGATGCCACAGAAACGCCGATTGAACGTCCCCAAAAAAACAAAAGCAGTTTTACTCAGGAAAAAAGAAACGACACACCTTAAAAACACAAGTGCTCGTTGATAAAAAAAGTAAAGCAGTCATCTGTACAAGCTTTACGAATGGGAGGCGCCATGATTTTAGGTTGTTCAAGGAGTCTGGTGTGCGAATACATCCTGACATCAAAACAGTTACCGATACAGGTTACCAAGGGCTTGGCAAGATTCATTCAAACTCGGCGTTGCCTAAGAAAAAGACAAAGAAAAATCCCTTAACAAAAGAAGAT contains:
- the ltrA gene encoding group II intron reverse transcriptase/maturase; amino-acid sequence: MIKTTINLQDLRRKIYIKAKADKSWRFWGIYVHVGKMETLRTSYKLAKQNKGAPGVDGVTFEEIESAGVDNFLESIRKDLLSKTYYPLRNRKRAIPKAGGQSRMLSIPTIRDRVVQGAVKLILEAIFEADFQPGSFGYRPKRTAAEAVEQVTVAAIKNMTRVIDVDLKSYFDTVRHDILLSKIATRVNDKEVMRLLKLILKAGGKCGVPQGGPLSPLLSNIYLNEVDKMLERAKGVTGTDGYQHIAYARWADDLIIMIDSYRKWDWLAAGVYKRLKEELMKLGVTLNLEKTRQVDLKQDESFSFLGFVFRRTKTKQGKWGIMKTPKMDARTRLLQKLKAVFRGHQSQPIDRVIYLINPILRGWVNYYRIGNSSRCFTYVKDWVEKKARRHLMKARRRQGFGWGRWSREGFYQKLGLYSDYKIRYYPVPKVSPAR
- a CDS encoding group II intron maturase-specific domain-containing protein is translated as MPNSGYYRIGNSSRCFTYVKDWVEKKARRHLMKARRRQGFGWGRWSREGFYQKLGLYSDYKIRYYPVQKVSPAR
- a CDS encoding IS982 family transposase; the encoded protein is MNDITELYCLMDDFCKKFEPILNAQLLTDGAKQRIRATSLSLAELMTLVVLFHQIRYRQFKSFYLHHVCQHLRGEFPTLPSYSRCIELLSRCAMALYAFFETVKGDCSGLSIVDSTPLAVCDNLRIKRHRVFQDLAERGKSSTGWFFGFKLHAVINHRGELLSIRLTRGNGDDRKPVPDLVTGLFGPLYADKGYISKTLLQQLKEKGVTLITRVRRNMKPVEHSEFDNAILRKRSLIETVFDQLKNMCQIEHTRHRSPQNFIVNLLGGIVAYCLTPSKPKLALHSSNIVTL
- a CDS encoding transposase, whose amino-acid sequence is MKSKKKPSTFTLEFKQDAAKLVLEKAYTCKQASESLGVSLSAIKSWVKAERGGEFPR
- a CDS encoding IS3 family transposase, translating into MREQKKTYPVRLLCYVMKVSRSAFYEWAGKSHQVIASALTALEQEAVRLFIDHKKTLGSRRLKVKINELGFSVGRYKVRSLMKKLALFARYPKRHKITTDSAHNHSIVPNLLAREFTVTQREEVWTTDITYVWTYEGWMYLAVVMDLYSRQIIGWAMAAHMKTALCVQALQMAYWRRKPPKGLLHHSDRGSQYTRHQYRAHLQVMGVQASMSGKGQCWDNAPTERFFRSLKYEYLNYEILKTRNDAKLGGLDYLAYYNSRRPHSLLAYFSPMEFERIPVINLS
- a CDS encoding type II toxin-antitoxin system HigB family toxin — protein: MHILSKKALETFWLKHSVAKSPLEVWYRLVSTSRFDTFTDVKKTFNSADYFCPYTIFDVGGNNFRVITIIHYNRQKLYIREVFTHAEYNRWNKTHRRNKL
- a CDS encoding helix-turn-helix domain-containing protein, which produces MSAATINPTVIGSAWKAFQDLLPVKLGTIQSNTQYKQVISLMNSLLDVVGDNENHALADFLDLVSQLVEDYESTLHLIPDASSHEVLRFVMEQNGLNQTDLAEEIGGQSVVSDILNEKRRINVRQAKLLAVRFGVSPAAFL
- a CDS encoding helix-turn-helix transcriptional regulator: MRIFDLTNVSEFHQVFPELTQAQFETAMLFCLGLSQGEIAHLRSVSYSTIKQTLEDIKVKLDFYSINNLLAVFQIRLFIFVLTRCTIEHRTK
- a CDS encoding thioesterase domain-containing protein, which encodes MLPFAVQSEGSYRLVGWSLGGVVAYEIAMQLIGENQYVEFLGLLDTFCPNHNTLRKHQWRSKHTLLNDCLLASCEEFYERRQNTNSKQAGLSDGAPSKQKYESLNELKEKIDQLNFDALLKKCRELSLLPWYFVDRSDTEIQQYIARLLAHEEALTHYSVFPLPIPIHLFIAQDKPINKEGDIESSSPLLNWDKVLPIEKIHVIPVPGDHLSMMDVHVSSLGQAVTQAINQPPPSPLVRTNALFGQDVSL
- a CDS encoding IS5 family transposase (programmed frameshift), producing the protein MKYEVIKVLEEEKFRRLTGVKRSTFEKMIKILNEADKSKQGKGGRKPKLSLEDRLLMALEYIREYRTYFHVSQSYGVSENTCYETIKWIENTLIKHPDFALPGRKALLKSDREYELVLIDATETPIERPPKKQKQFYSGKKKRHTLKTQVLVDKKSKAVICTSFTNGRRHDFRLFKESGVRIHPDIKTVTDTGYQGLGKIHSNSALPKKKTKKNPLTKEDKRNNRALSSQRVLNEHVIGMIKRFKIVSDRYRNRRKRFGLRFNLIAAIYNMEIR